One Cyanobium sp. Tous-M-B4 DNA segment encodes these proteins:
- a CDS encoding aminotransferase class V-fold PLP-dependent enzyme: MGYSGSQVPALAGYFDTSATTPIATEVLEAMALAQATAWANPSSLHAPGLAAAEQLERSRLSLAAGLGCEPDELVVTSGGTEAIHLALLGAAAGLSPGRLVISAVEHPATLAAAAQLQQRGWSVQTVPVDRQGLLDLDALDGLLVPPTRLVSVIWGQNEVGSLQPIEAIGARCRRAGVLLHVDAVQVLGHLPISFRQLPMDFLSGAAHKLQGPRGVGLLLVRRDLALQAQLGGGGQEGGRRGGTEPVVLLSGFAKALELSCAAPSLAPLRDSLLQRLLSLPGVRLSGPPPGDSRLPHHLSLLVASEAGQPLSGRNLVRELSRQGFALSSGSACSSSGSAASSVLRALGYGEADAASGLRISLGPWHRAADLEALVQALQMALAASVASEHPLTA; this comes from the coding sequence GTGGGTTATTCCGGCAGTCAGGTGCCAGCACTGGCTGGCTACTTCGACACCAGCGCCACCACTCCCATCGCTACTGAGGTGCTGGAGGCAATGGCCCTTGCCCAGGCCACGGCCTGGGCTAACCCCTCAAGCCTCCATGCCCCTGGCCTTGCAGCAGCAGAGCAGCTTGAACGCTCGCGGCTGAGCCTGGCCGCTGGGCTGGGCTGCGAGCCAGATGAACTGGTGGTGACCTCTGGTGGCACCGAGGCCATTCATCTGGCCCTGCTCGGTGCTGCTGCTGGCCTCAGCCCCGGCCGGCTGGTGATATCGGCGGTCGAGCATCCCGCCACGCTGGCGGCAGCTGCCCAACTGCAGCAGCGCGGCTGGAGCGTCCAAACCGTGCCGGTAGATAGGCAGGGATTGCTTGATCTCGACGCCCTCGATGGCTTGCTGGTGCCTCCAACCCGTCTGGTCTCGGTGATCTGGGGGCAAAACGAGGTTGGTAGCCTCCAGCCGATTGAGGCGATCGGGGCACGCTGCCGGCGGGCGGGGGTGCTGCTGCATGTTGATGCGGTGCAGGTTCTGGGCCACCTGCCGATCAGTTTTCGCCAGCTGCCCATGGATTTTTTAAGTGGGGCAGCCCACAAGCTGCAGGGCCCCAGGGGGGTTGGGTTGCTGCTAGTGCGTCGTGACCTCGCCCTCCAGGCCCAGCTTGGTGGTGGTGGCCAAGAGGGCGGCAGGCGTGGTGGCACCGAACCGGTGGTGCTGTTGAGCGGCTTCGCCAAGGCCCTGGAGCTCAGCTGTGCTGCGCCCTCGCTGGCACCCCTGCGCGACTCCCTGCTGCAGCGGCTTTTGAGCCTTCCCGGGGTGCGGTTGAGCGGTCCGCCCCCGGGCGACTCCCGCTTGCCTCACCACCTAAGCCTGCTGGTGGCTAGCGAGGCTGGCCAGCCGCTTTCCGGCCGCAACCTGGTGCGTGAGCTCTCCCGCCAGGGCTTCGCCCTGAGCAGCGGTTCCGCCTGCAGCAGCTCTGGATCGGCTGCCAGCTCCGTGCTCCGGGCCCTGGGCTATGGCGAGGCCGACGCCGCAAGTGGCCTGCGCATCAGCCTCGGTCCCTGGCACCGCGCCGCCGATCTTGAGGCCCTGGTCCAGGCGTTGCAGATGGCGCTTGCGGCCTCGGTAGCGTCGGAGCATCCGTTGACGGCCTAA
- a CDS encoding DUF1995 family protein: MLPPDLRSAEAEALAAIQSALAAGAKGLWSVELRFEGLRLLPLALRLQAGLNSAAPSLRLLCADAGATALAQRDAPDFATRIASLRDQMRLQQADGGSEGVLLLVAPSPADYEEVEQVCALHRGVVLLLNGNLEDAAIGIGSVARERRKGFLAGWQSAYALIPTGDGALRRACPGMWELYRCDADGYRFVCNFDQKPDMEQRALAMAGEAGLGLGANLKVMDAFIEGLRN; encoded by the coding sequence ATGCTCCCCCCCGATCTGCGCAGCGCCGAAGCTGAAGCACTGGCAGCGATTCAGAGCGCCTTGGCAGCTGGAGCCAAGGGGCTGTGGAGTGTCGAGCTTCGGTTTGAGGGTCTGCGATTACTCCCCTTGGCCCTGCGATTGCAGGCTGGTCTCAATTCCGCCGCACCCAGCCTGAGGCTGCTTTGTGCCGATGCCGGCGCCACCGCCCTTGCCCAGCGCGATGCCCCTGATTTCGCGACCCGAATTGCCAGCCTGCGCGATCAGATGCGCCTTCAGCAGGCTGATGGCGGCAGCGAGGGCGTGCTGCTGCTGGTGGCACCTTCCCCCGCCGACTACGAGGAGGTGGAGCAGGTATGCGCCCTGCACCGCGGTGTTGTCCTGCTGTTAAACGGCAACCTCGAGGATGCGGCCATCGGCATCGGCAGCGTGGCTCGGGAGCGCCGTAAGGGTTTTCTTGCCGGCTGGCAGAGCGCCTATGCCCTGATACCAACTGGCGATGGGGCCCTGCGTCGGGCCTGTCCGGGGATGTGGGAGCTGTATCGCTGCGATGCCGATGGCTATCGCTTTGTTTGCAATTTCGACCAGAAGCCAGACATGGAGCAACGGGCGTTAGCCATGGCGGGTGAAGCCGGCCTGGGGCTCGGCGCCAACCTCAAAGTGATGGACGCTTTCATTGAAGGCCTGCGCAACTAG
- the dapF gene encoding diaminopimelate epimerase — protein MAALAPIVLQFSKYQGLGNDFLMLDGRGASSTDASYGLTPDRIQRLCDRRFGVGADGVILALPPRQGGELRMRIFNADGTEPEMCGNGMRCLARFLADSDGDVPGRQWQIETLAGRIVPELRQDGRIRVDMGAPFLDPESIPTTLPCGDNGLAQGNLEVAGNSFAVGAAGMGNPHVVIPVDDVEAVDLERYGAAFEVHPAFPARTNVHFVQVIRPTHLVMRVWERGAGPTLACGTGACATLVVAHLLGLAERCARLDLPGGPLEIDWDEASGHVFMAGPAVAVFDGVVTPELWGDEPFELEAATPVQKQPHASPAVDCASVCTNGCIRPEACPSAEARARVDALLNSSSLDDLVALATNSLESRIRSRFERDPAQGG, from the coding sequence ATGGCTGCGCTCGCCCCCATCGTGCTCCAGTTCAGCAAATATCAAGGCCTGGGAAATGATTTCCTCATGCTTGATGGCAGGGGAGCCTCCAGCACCGACGCCAGCTACGGCCTCACTCCGGATCGAATCCAGCGCCTGTGCGACCGCCGCTTCGGGGTTGGCGCTGATGGTGTGATCCTGGCCCTGCCGCCCCGGCAGGGCGGTGAGTTGCGCATGCGGATCTTCAATGCCGATGGCACGGAACCGGAGATGTGTGGCAATGGCATGCGCTGCCTGGCCCGCTTTCTGGCCGATAGCGATGGCGATGTTCCCGGGCGTCAGTGGCAGATCGAAACCTTGGCGGGGCGCATCGTTCCCGAGCTGCGTCAGGACGGCAGGATCCGAGTCGACATGGGAGCCCCCTTTCTCGATCCTGAATCCATTCCGACCACCTTGCCTTGCGGCGATAACGGGCTGGCCCAGGGCAACTTGGAAGTCGCTGGCAACTCTTTTGCGGTCGGGGCGGCCGGTATGGGCAATCCCCACGTTGTAATCCCCGTTGACGACGTTGAGGCGGTGGATTTGGAGCGTTACGGCGCGGCATTCGAGGTTCACCCCGCATTTCCCGCCCGCACCAACGTTCATTTCGTTCAGGTAATCAGGCCCACTCACCTGGTGATGCGGGTTTGGGAGCGCGGAGCGGGCCCCACCTTGGCTTGCGGCACCGGCGCTTGCGCCACCCTCGTGGTGGCCCATCTGCTGGGGCTGGCTGAACGCTGCGCGCGCCTCGACCTCCCAGGAGGGCCCCTGGAAATCGATTGGGATGAAGCCAGTGGTCATGTGTTTATGGCGGGCCCCGCTGTGGCTGTTTTTGACGGCGTCGTGACTCCCGAGCTCTGGGGTGATGAGCCCTTCGAACTCGAGGCGGCCACCCCGGTGCAAAAGCAACCACACGCTTCGCCTGCAGTCGACTGCGCCAGCGTTTGCACCAATGGCTGCATCCGACCTGAAGCCTGCCCATCAGCCGAAGCGCGGGCCCGGGTTGATGCCCTGCTCAACAGCAGCTCCCTCGATGACCTAGTGGCCTTGGCGACCAATTCCCTTGAATCGCGGATTCGCTCTCGCTTTGAGCGGGATCCAGCCCAGGGAGGCTAG
- a CDS encoding Hfq-related RNA-binding protein, with product MQSFFEKRTTALDTSQPSIRHLQDLIRHKTPVAVQVLGVGELEGILHWQDIHYLALKQDENRPLTLISRAAAATIRALG from the coding sequence ATGCAGAGCTTTTTCGAGAAGCGGACCACCGCCCTCGATACCTCGCAACCCAGCATTCGGCATTTGCAGGATCTGATTCGCCATAAAACCCCTGTGGCGGTCCAGGTGCTGGGTGTGGGGGAGCTTGAGGGAATCCTGCATTGGCAGGACATCCACTACCTGGCGCTCAAGCAGGACGAAAACCGCCCCCTCACCCTTATCAGTCGTGCGGCCGCGGCGACGATCCGTGCGCTCGGCTGA